Genomic segment of Plasmodium brasilianum strain Bolivian I chromosome 8, whole genome shotgun sequence:
AGgcagttaaaaaatttgttcaaaaaataatagacgATAACATTATTGCTGTATTTTCGAAAacgtaataataaaaggaattcatgtatttctttatttttatatagaaCAATTTATGTTTGTTATGAAGTCTTGCAAGCCCAAAAAAATTTGTCCTGTAGAATAGTAGCAGTCGCTGTATatgcatgcatacatatatatgttgtaatttttttttttttttttatatctccTTTAGCGAGTGCCCATATTGTATTAAAGCTATAACAATACTGAAAGGATATAACCCGAATAGCATGGTGAGCATAGAggaaaatatgttaataagtaattatatgtatgtattatttatgtattatgtatgtatatacatatttatgcattCGTACATAAACTTACAAGAAccaaaaacattttaaaaagagaaaaaaaggaaagaggcgaaagtgatatatatatgaatatatataattttatttttattttttcctttttagcATGTAGaacaaattgaaaaaaatccAAACATGGCTGATATCCAAGCCTACTTAAAGGATTTGACCGGTACTAAGGGAGGGGATTACACATGtgtacaaacatatatgGAAGCAATATAAACATGcttatatacacacatatacggaagcaatatatgcatacttatatacacaCGTATACGGaagcaatatatatatgcttatatacacacatatacggaagcaatatatgcatacttatatacacacatatacggAAGCAATGTAtgcatacttatatacacacatatactaatacatgtgcatatatgtatttttgtaatatcaGGAAAAAGCTCTGTACcaagaatatttataaataaagaatttgTTGGGGGATGTGATGACTTGGTAAGGCAACATATggaaaaatttacaaaagaagtagtaaaattattaacaaaatggCTAGctgcaataaaaaaaaaaaaaagaaaaaaagaaatgaataaataaatgaataaataaatgaataaataaatgaataaataaatgaataaataaatgaataaataaatgaataaataaatgaataaataaatgaataaataaatgaataaataaatgaataaataaataaataaaatataataataaaatataataataaaatataataataaaatataataataaaatataataataaaatataataataaaatataataataaaatata
This window contains:
- a CDS encoding glutaredoxin 1 → MGCNNEAVKKFVQKIIDDNIIAVFSKTECPYCIKAITILKGYNPNSMHVEQIEKNPNMADIQAYLKDLTGKSSVPRIFINKEFVGGCDDLVKENEEGKLQERLKKVGILS